In Solea senegalensis isolate Sse05_10M linkage group LG6, IFAPA_SoseM_1, whole genome shotgun sequence, one genomic interval encodes:
- the keap1b gene encoding kelch-like ECH-associated protein 1B, with amino-acid sequence MTECLTECKALVTPSTRNGHRVFSYTLESHTAAAFAIMNELRLERQLCDVTLRVRYKDLEAVDFVAHKVVLASSSPVFRAMFTNGLKECGMELVPIEGIHPKVMERLIEFAYTASISVGEKCVIHVMNGAVMYQIDSVVKACCDFLVQQLDPSNAIGIASFAEQIGCTELHQKAREYIYMNFSEVATQEEFFNLSHCQLVNLISRDELNVRCESEVFQACVAWVRYDRENRRPYVQALLKAVRCHSLTPNFLQAQLQSLEWDPQCKDYLAQIFQDLTLHKPNKVISCRTPKVPQLIYTAGGYFRQSLSYLEAYNPCSGTWLRLADLQVPRSGLAACVISGLFYAVGGRNNAPDGNMDSNALDCYNPMNDCWLPCAPMSVPRNRIGVGVIDGMVYAVGGSHGCIHHNSVERYDPERDQWQLVAPMLTRRIGVGVAVINRLLYAVGGFDGANRLSSCECYNPERDEWKTMVPMNTVRSGAGVCALGNQIFVMGGYDGTNQLNTVECYDVETDTWSFAASMRHRRSALGVTALHGRIFVLGGYDGNTFLDSVECYDPERDSWSEVTRMTSGRSGVGVAVTMEPCQKELPPCQTSERESGTESPAYHSANSGSGFHHNQRHSPGPFGKGT; translated from the exons ATGACAGAGTGCTTGACAGAATGCAAAGCGCTGGTGACTCCATCCACGCGCAATGGCCACCGTGTCTTCAGCTACACGCTAGAGAGCCACACAGCAGCCGCCTTTGCCATCATGAATGAGCTGCGTCTGGAGCGTCAGCTGTGCGACGTCACGCTGCGTGTGCGCTACAAAGACCTGGAGGCGGTGGACTTTGTGGCTCACAAGGTGGTGCTGGCCTCCTCATCCCCAGTTTTCAGGGCCATGTTCACCAATGGTCTGAAGGAGTGCGGTATGGAGTTGGTGCCCATCGAGGGGATCCACCCCAAG GTAATGGAGAGACTGATAGAATTCGCCTACACCGCCAGCATCTCTGTGGGGGAGAAGTGTGTGATCCATGTGATGAATGGTGCGGTCATGTACCAGATTGACAGCGTCGTGAAGGCCTGTTGTGACTTTTTGGTCCAGCAGCTCGACCCCAGCAACGCCATTGGCATCGCCAGCTTTGCTGAGCAGATAGGCTGCACTGAGCTCCACCAGAAGGCCCGAGAGTACATCTACATGAACTTCAGTGAG GTGGCGACACAGGAGGAGTTCTTCAATTTGTCCCACTGTCAGCTGGTCAACCTAATCAGCCGCGATGAGCTCAATGTGCGCTGCGAGTCAGAAGTCTTCCAGGCATGTGTGGCCTGGGTGCGCTATGACCGCGAGAACCGGCGGCCGTATGTCCAAGCCTTGCTCAAGGCCGTCCGCTGCCATTCCCTCACCCCCAACTTCCTGCAGGCCCAGCTTCAGTCTCTCGAATGGGACCCTCAGTGTAAAGACTACCTGGCCCAGATCTTCCAAGACCTCACCCTCCACAAGCCCAACAAAGTCATTTCTTGCCGAACCCCAAAGGTGCCACAGCTCATCTACACAGCCGGAGGTTATTTCCGCCAGTCCCTCAGTTACCTGGAAGCCTATAATCCATGTTCAGGGACCTGGCTGAGGCTCGCTGACCTGCAGGTGCCCCGCAGTGGCCTGGCAGCTTGTGTGATCAGTGGGCTTTTCTACGCTGTAGGTGGAAGAAACAACGCGCCCGATGGCAACATGGACTCAAATGCACTGGACTGCTATAATCCCATGAATGACTGCTGGCTGCCATGTGCACCAATGAGCGTGCCAAGGAATCGAATTGGAGTTGGTGTTATTGATGGGATGGTATACGCAGTTGGCGGATCGCATGGTTGCATTCATCATAATAGTGTTGAAAG GTATGATCCAGAGAGAGACCAATGGCAGCTGGTAGCGCCCATGCTGACACGGCGTATTGGTGTGGGTGTGGCAGTCATCAACCGACTGCTTTACGCCGTGGGAGGGTTTGACGGGGCCAACCGACTCAGCTCCTGTGAGTGCTACAACCCGGAGAGGGACGAGTGGAAGACCATGGTCCCCATGAACACTGTGCGCTCTGGAGCTG GTGTTTGTGCACTGGGGAATCAGATCTTTGTGATGGGCGGCTACGATGGCACCAACCAGCTGAACACAGTGGAGTGCTACGACGTGGAAACTGATACGTGGAGCTTTGCTGCCTCCATGAGGCACCGGCGCAGTGCTCTGGGAGTCACTGCCTTACATGGACGCATCTTTGTTTTGG GAGGCTACGACGGCAACACTTTCCTGGACAGCGTTGAGTGTTACGACCCAGAGAGGGACAGTTGGTCAGAGGTGACGCGGATGACGTCGGGGCGGAGCGGCGTCGGCGTGGCCGTTACCATGGAGCCCTGCCAGAAAGAGCTGCCCCCATGTCAAACATCTGAAAGGGAGAGTGGAACAGAGTCCCCTGCCTATCATTCAGCGAACTCTGGCTCTGGGTTTCACCACAATCAGAGGCACAGCCCCGGGCCCTTTGGCAAAGGCACCTGA